A window of the Planococcus citri chromosome 4, ihPlaCitr1.1, whole genome shotgun sequence genome harbors these coding sequences:
- the LOC135845520 gene encoding cell adhesion molecule Dscam2-like isoform X1: protein MKRVMCRTIIFLSLFTLVIILFFLGKKTGISYTNTSYLTGPVFLVEPPPFIHLVNSSRGALLNCLGQGNPHPSIQWLDQDHQEVTTIPGLREILPNGSLYFPPFSIPDYRSDIHSSTYSCSLTNIVGSVISRECHMHSDNSLPFKLQVHNVFVMRGNTALLRCYSPNLVHNSLIQMSWFKEEPLNGKSSIQSGGKYIITMEGDLHVRDVSDSDSNVKFFCDVTNKLTGQSVQSQPGQIILVEPQENFAPKIEHTSAAEFDVRVGQTVDLFCLAQGTPPPTYRWYREVGNVLQEIHSVSILLRVQESILHFPRVQLSDSSNYVCIASNSLGEDRKKLKLKITSEVIVFVRPQKQVVDSGSSATFNCSIHGGRGQLIISWLKNGHTLPLSSKIDVRNNGELLTIHSVSREDKGMYQCFVRNKDESAQNSGELILGAVAPELKYMFSEQTLQPGRPVSLKCIASGNPHARILWYLDGGLLFPQGDYILGSYVDDNENVVSHLNISNVRVQHGGLYTCTARNTFGSAQHSALLNIHGSPISRQMMNLTVVSGSNVYLRCPASGYPIVSTTWQYAGKQLTSESRHRVFGNGTLMIKEVMSQKDQGEYTCTIRNRHEQSAMGKLFLTIMEPPEVQPFQFDNDLKEGNRAHVSCAIKSGDLPMEFMWKKDGRPLPHDLDVQQQNLQFVSNLYFSKLSARHSGYYTCIVSNEVAVANFTAHLRIKVSPVWTIEPMDTSVLFEQPVILNCQVSGFPTPTVTWKKASETNSLNELDQSNDIVVINNGSLIINSAERHHEGYYQCTADNGIGKSLTKTVSLRVNVPAHFRVKFINQSGIAGDKMVLTCEAEGDQPLRVTWNTPPPAPIHTRHTPTGLASELHLNYLSRSYAGIYHCTATNSFGYDHMSIHLTVKELPETPQNVEVTDIESRSLKLKWEEVPGPLTSYLVQYHEENSDSWKNMTVTSSSLSARLISLTPSTKYAIKVMAINELGSSDPSKTITVYTLEEAPSGPPLNVEVNVNENSLIVQWQPPLDEDTNGAVLGYEVEYREIGSPSTTHRKTVKAHKNSVELAGLKYYTTYEITVKAFNRVGVGPATLPIQQITTESVPTGAPQKLKCSAMSSESLRIQWEIPPPDYHNGNLQGYKIFYKPANPEIGMKTLNSVKKTISLDTSLYNLEKYTNYSVRVLAYTRAGDGVKSPPVYCHTAEDLPEAPATIKALVMTSDSILITWSSPVRTNGVILKYHVYIEHPNKKVHKEVVYGETNVRYIYRNLKEDQYYIFWVVASTSVGEGPPSSKESQTPLSRVPARIASFSGKVMSKIGTRVSLDCFAVGLPSPTRIWRGPSSSSLMPAYKKNSDAVLWLGPISENEAGNYTCQAENVFGKDEVTFQLTVLLPPLAPVLYLSSQSSSSIAVSWKPTGNGGSPITGYLLSYQANDRQNWENIDLESEVESFEIKQLQCGTEYQIYVQAMSSVGYSSPSQTLNIKTKGTVPEMAPQHEIMSANSTSVSLYLDNWSSAECPVQYFKVAYRNSSKWIFIEPSRIAPETVVIGGLKPAAKYTLRITAVNEAGASKFDYVFATRTESGDLIPIEMMKEPEVSMLSQLNTIIPIVSAVLCVVAISACVFILFQKRKLYGGYKSGQQTLETSHIDYDHERTTPHQRPYLPSPVGKENPMNTINRDDVSALEYDVCPYATFSLPSQATSHPVKLRSFNQHDCYETAAIMDGHHSIPKRPKLIQQKCPPGDDYNLEISCISNQQTLPVGGKSRSISTPFMSDSDSSTGKLNQRRYQQIQKDVCPNPQDIDSSTESIETSPVIKRKMMPKRIYMR, encoded by the exons GGAAATTCTACCCAACGGCAGTCTATACTTTCCACCATTTTCGATACCAGATTACAGATCAGACATACATTCCAGTACGTATTCGTGTTCGTTAACGAATATCGTAGGATCAGTAATATCTCGAGAATGTCACATGCATTCAG ATAATTCACTGCCATTTAAACTTCAAGTTCATAATGTGTTCGTAATGCGTGGCAATACCGCTTTACTACGATGCTATTCGCCAAATTTAGTGCATAACTCACTAATACAAATGAGCTGGTTTAAAGAGGAGCCGTTAAATGGCAAATCATCAATACAGTCCGGCGGAAAATATATAATAACTATGGAAGGCGATCTGCACGTTAGAGATGTTAGCGATAGCGATtcgaatgtgaaatttttctgtgatgTTACCAATAAATTAACCGGACAGAGTGTACAAAGCCAACCCGGAcaaattatactcgtag AACCGCAAGAAAATTTTGCTCCTAAAATCGAGCACACATCAGCGGCTGAATTTGACGTACGTGTCGGTCAAACCGTAGATTTATTTTGTTTAGCCCAAGGGACTCCACCGCCAACTTACAG ATGGTATCGAGAGGTTGGAAATGTACTGCAAGAGATACACAGCGTATCAATTCTGCTGCGAGTGCAAGAATCGATACTTCATTTTCCTCGAGTACAATTAAGCGACAGTTCGAATTACGTGTGCATAGCTAGCAATTCTTTAGGGGAAGACAGGaagaagttgaaattgaaaattacttcagaaGTTATCGTGTTCGTTCGTCCTCAAAAACAA GTTGTTGATTCAGGATCATCTGCAACGTTCAACTGTTCCATCCACGGAGGTCGTGGACAATTAATCATATCGTGGTTAAAAAACGGCCACACTTTGCCTCTAAGTTCAAAAATCGACGTAAGAAATAACGGCGAATTACTCACCATACATTCGGTCAGTCGAGAAGATAAAGGAATGTACCAGTGTTTTGTACGTAATAAAGACGAAAGCGCGCAAAATAGCGGCGAATTAATCCTCGGTG CTGTCGCACCCGAACTCAAGTATATGTTTTCCGAACAAACCCTGCAGCCTGGAAGGCCAGTATCGTTGAAGTGTATCGCCAGTGGGAATCCACACGCTAGGATTTTATGGTACTTGGATGGCGGTCTGTTGTTTCCTCAAGGGGATTATATACTTGGCAGTTATGTCGATGATAATG AAAACGTGGTGAGTCATTTGAACATCTCAAATGTTCGAGTACAACACGGTGGCTTATACACATGCACAGCACGAAATACCTTCGGATCAGCACAACATTCTGCATTATTAAATATTCACG GTTCTCCAATATCTCGTCAAATGATGAACCTCACCGTTGTATCTGGCAGCAACGTTTACCTGCGATGTCCAGCCTCCGGTTACCCAATCGTCAGCACTACGTGGCAATACGCCGGTAAGCAGCTGACTTCTGAATCACGCCATCGTGTATTCGGCAACGGTACATTGATGATTAAAGAAGTAATGAGCCAAAAGGATCAGGGTGAATACACATGCACGATCAGAAACCGACACGAGCAATCAGCGATGGGAAAACTTTTCCTCACTATAATGG AACCTCCAGAAGTACAACCGTTTCAATTTGACAACGATTTGAAAGAAGGTAACCGAGCTCACGTTTCCTGCGCTATTAAATCCGGTGATTTACCAATGGAGTTCATGTGGAAGAAAGATGGACGTCCTTTACCTCACGACTTGGATGTGCAACAACAGAACCTGCAATTTGTCAGTAACCTTTATTTCAGCAAATTATCAGCCAGACATTCCGGTTATTATACGTGCATTGTTAGTAATGAAGTAGCCGTTGCTAATTTCACCGCTCATTTGAGGATTAAAG TATCTCCTGTATGGACTATTGAGCCGATGGATACGTCTGTATTGTTCGAACAACCGGTTATATTGAACTGTCAAGTTTCTGGTTTTCCAACCCCCACCGTTACTTGGAAAAAGGCTAGTG aaacaAATTCGCTGAATGAATTAGACCAGTCTAATGATATAGTGGTAATTAATAACGGTTCATTAATTATCAATTCGGCGGAAAGACATCACGAAGGATATTATCAATGCACTGCTGATAATGGAATTGGCAAATCTTTAACAAAAACCGTATCTTTAAGGGTAAACG TTCCTGCTCATTTTCGCGTGAAATTCATTAATCAAAGCGGAATTGCTGGAGATAAAATGGTGCTCACCTGTGAAGCCGAAGGAGATCAGCCTCTAAGAGTGACCTGGAATACTCCTCCTCCAGCTCCCATTCATACGAGGCATACGCCTACAGGACTCGCTTCTGAGTTGCATTTGAATTATTTGTCGAGGAGTTATGCTGGAATTTACCATTGTACAGCTACCAATTCGTTCGGATATGATCATATGTCCATTCATCTTACTGTTAAAG agttACCAGAAACACCTCAAAACGTCGAAGTTACCGATATCGAAAGTAGATCTCTAAAATTAAAATGGGAAGAAGTACCAGGTCCACTTACCTCATACCTGGTGCAATACCACGAAGAGAATTCCGACTCGTGGAAAAACATGACAGTTACCAGTAGCTCTCTAAGTGCACGTTTGATCTCCCTAACTCCATCCACCAAGTACGCAATTAAAGTGATGGCCATCAACGAATTAGGTTCAAGTGATCCGAGCAAAACCATCACAGTATACACATTAGAAGAAG CTCCATCCGGGCCACCACTTAACGTTGAAGTTAATGTTAATGAGAATTCTCTCATCGTGCAATGGCAG CCTCCTTTGGACGAAGATACCAACGGTGCTGTGTTAGGATACGAAGTCGAGTATCGTGAAATTGGCTCTCCCTCCACTACTCATAGGAAAACTGTCAAGGCACATAAAAATTCCGTCGAATTGGCCGGCTTGAAATATTATACGACTTACGAGATAACCGTTAAAGCTTTCAACAGAGTTGGCGTAGGACCGGCAACTTTACCTATTCAGCAAATTACCACCGAGTCTG ttccaACTGGAGCTCCTCAGAAACTAAAATGCTCTGCGATGTCGTCAGAAAGTTTGAGAATCCAATGGGAAATACCACCACCAGATTATCACAATGGCAATTTACAAggatataaaatattttacaaaccAGCAAATCCTGAAATAG GAATGAAAACACTGAACAGTGTGAAAAAGACCATCAGTTTGGACACATCGTtgtataatttagaaaaatacacCAATTACAGTGTTCGTGTATTAGCATATACTCGAGCTGGAGACGGAGTAAAATCCCCTCCTGTGTATTGCCACACTGCAGAAGATC TCCCTGAAGCTCCGGCAACTATAAAAGCTTTGGTGATGACTTCAGACAGCATTTTGATTACTTGGAGTTCACCTGTTAGAACTAACGGTGTCATTTTAAAATACCACGTTTACATCGAGCATCCGAATAAA AAAGTTCATAAAGAAGTCGTCTATGGTGAAACGAATGTCAGATACatttacagaaatttgaaaGAAGACCAGTATTATATATTTTGGGTTGTGGCTAGTACCAGTGTAGGAGAAGGGCCTCCTAGTTCAAAAGAATCTCAAACTCCATTATCTAGAG tTCCAGCCAGAATAGCCTCATTTTCTGGTAAAGTCATGAGTAAAATTGGAACAAGAGTTTCGCTCGATTGCTTCGCTGTTGGACTTCCTTCACCTACACGAATTTGGAGAGGACCTTCTAGTTCTTCTTTGATGCCTGCTTACAA aaaaaattccGATGCTGTTCTGTGGTTGGGACCAATATCCGAAAACGAGGCAGGAAATTACACCTGTCAAGCTGAAAATGTATTTGGTAAAGATGAAGTTACCTTTCAGCTAACTGTGTTACTTCCACCTTTGGCTCCAGTATTATACTTATCGTCGCAATCCAGTTCATCGATAGCAGTCTCGTGGAAACCTACAGGAAATGGAGGAAGTCCTATCACTG gtTATTTGCTGAGTTACCAAGCGAACGATAGacaaaactgggaaaatattgaTTTGGAATCAGAAGtggaaagttttgaaataaaacaattgCAATGTGGCACAGAGTATCAAATCTACGTACAAGCTATGAGCTCTGTGGGATACAGTAGTCCTAGTCAGACTTTAAACATCAAGACTAAAGGAACAG TTCCAGAGATGGCTCCACAGCACGAAATCATGTCCGCAAATTCCACCAGTGTTTCTTTATATCTGGATAACTGGTCTTCTGCTGAATGCCCTGTTCAATATTTCAAAGTAGCCTATCGTAACTCTAGCAAATGGATTTTTATCGAACCCAGTCGCATAGCTCCTGAGACGGTAGTTATTGGAGGACTAAAACCAGCTGCTAAATACACTCTGAGAATCACTGCTGTGAATGAAGCAGGGGCTTCGAAATTCGATTACGTTTTTGCTACTCGTACCGAATCTGGAG atCTGATTCCGATTGAGATGATGAAAGAACCAGAAGTATCCATGTTGAGTCAGTTAAACACCATCATTCCTATTGTTTCAGCTGTTCTATGCGTGGTTGCAATATCCGCATGCGTTTTTATTCTATTCCAGAAAAG aaaattatacGGTGGCTATAAATCTGGTCAGCAAACTCTAGAAACAAGCCACATAGACTACGATCACGAACGAACAACGCCTCATCAAAGACCTTACCTACCTTCACCGGTAGGAAAAGAAAACCCCATGAATACAATAAATAGAGATGATGTCTCAG cactGGAATACGACGTATGTCCTTACGCTACGTTCAGTTTACCTTCTCAAGCTACATCGCACCCTGTAAAGTTAAGATCATTCAACCAACACGACTGTTATGAAACAGCTGCCATTATGGATGGCCATCACTCAATACCTAAAAGGCCTAAATTAATACAACAAAAATGCCCTCCTGGTGATGATTATAATTTAG AAATATCATGCATATCTAATCAACAAACTTTACCTGTCGGAGGTAAATCCAGATCCATATCTACACCTTTCATGTCTGATTCCGATAGTAGTACGGGTAAATTGAATCAACGTAGATATCAACAAATTCAAAAGGACGTTT GTCCAAATCCTCAGGATATTGATTCTAGCACAGAATCAATAGAAACTTCACCagttattaaaagaaaaatgatgcCCAAAAGAATTTATATGAGGTAG
- the LOC135845520 gene encoding cell adhesion molecule Dscam2-like isoform X2 has product MRCVFSTLAVVIITGISYTNTSYLTGPVFLVEPPPFIHLVNSSRGALLNCLGQGNPHPSIQWLDQDHQEVTTIPGLREILPNGSLYFPPFSIPDYRSDIHSSTYSCSLTNIVGSVISRECHMHSDNSLPFKLQVHNVFVMRGNTALLRCYSPNLVHNSLIQMSWFKEEPLNGKSSIQSGGKYIITMEGDLHVRDVSDSDSNVKFFCDVTNKLTGQSVQSQPGQIILVEPQENFAPKIEHTSAAEFDVRVGQTVDLFCLAQGTPPPTYRWYREVGNVLQEIHSVSILLRVQESILHFPRVQLSDSSNYVCIASNSLGEDRKKLKLKITSEVIVFVRPQKQVVDSGSSATFNCSIHGGRGQLIISWLKNGHTLPLSSKIDVRNNGELLTIHSVSREDKGMYQCFVRNKDESAQNSGELILGAVAPELKYMFSEQTLQPGRPVSLKCIASGNPHARILWYLDGGLLFPQGDYILGSYVDDNENVVSHLNISNVRVQHGGLYTCTARNTFGSAQHSALLNIHGSPISRQMMNLTVVSGSNVYLRCPASGYPIVSTTWQYAGKQLTSESRHRVFGNGTLMIKEVMSQKDQGEYTCTIRNRHEQSAMGKLFLTIMEPPEVQPFQFDNDLKEGNRAHVSCAIKSGDLPMEFMWKKDGRPLPHDLDVQQQNLQFVSNLYFSKLSARHSGYYTCIVSNEVAVANFTAHLRIKVSPVWTIEPMDTSVLFEQPVILNCQVSGFPTPTVTWKKASETNSLNELDQSNDIVVINNGSLIINSAERHHEGYYQCTADNGIGKSLTKTVSLRVNVPAHFRVKFINQSGIAGDKMVLTCEAEGDQPLRVTWNTPPPAPIHTRHTPTGLASELHLNYLSRSYAGIYHCTATNSFGYDHMSIHLTVKELPETPQNVEVTDIESRSLKLKWEEVPGPLTSYLVQYHEENSDSWKNMTVTSSSLSARLISLTPSTKYAIKVMAINELGSSDPSKTITVYTLEEAPSGPPLNVEVNVNENSLIVQWQPPLDEDTNGAVLGYEVEYREIGSPSTTHRKTVKAHKNSVELAGLKYYTTYEITVKAFNRVGVGPATLPIQQITTESVPTGAPQKLKCSAMSSESLRIQWEIPPPDYHNGNLQGYKIFYKPANPEIGMKTLNSVKKTISLDTSLYNLEKYTNYSVRVLAYTRAGDGVKSPPVYCHTAEDLPEAPATIKALVMTSDSILITWSSPVRTNGVILKYHVYIEHPNKKVHKEVVYGETNVRYIYRNLKEDQYYIFWVVASTSVGEGPPSSKESQTPLSRVPARIASFSGKVMSKIGTRVSLDCFAVGLPSPTRIWRGPSSSSLMPAYKKNSDAVLWLGPISENEAGNYTCQAENVFGKDEVTFQLTVLLPPLAPVLYLSSQSSSSIAVSWKPTGNGGSPITGYLLSYQANDRQNWENIDLESEVESFEIKQLQCGTEYQIYVQAMSSVGYSSPSQTLNIKTKGTVPEMAPQHEIMSANSTSVSLYLDNWSSAECPVQYFKVAYRNSSKWIFIEPSRIAPETVVIGGLKPAAKYTLRITAVNEAGASKFDYVFATRTESGDLIPIEMMKEPEVSMLSQLNTIIPIVSAVLCVVAISACVFILFQKRKLYGGYKSGQQTLETSHIDYDHERTTPHQRPYLPSPVGKENPMNTINRDDVSALEYDVCPYATFSLPSQATSHPVKLRSFNQHDCYETAAIMDGHHSIPKRPKLIQQKCPPGDDYNLEISCISNQQTLPVGGKSRSISTPFMSDSDSSTGKLNQRRYQQIQKDVCPNPQDIDSSTESIETSPVIKRKMMPKRIYMR; this is encoded by the exons GGAAATTCTACCCAACGGCAGTCTATACTTTCCACCATTTTCGATACCAGATTACAGATCAGACATACATTCCAGTACGTATTCGTGTTCGTTAACGAATATCGTAGGATCAGTAATATCTCGAGAATGTCACATGCATTCAG ATAATTCACTGCCATTTAAACTTCAAGTTCATAATGTGTTCGTAATGCGTGGCAATACCGCTTTACTACGATGCTATTCGCCAAATTTAGTGCATAACTCACTAATACAAATGAGCTGGTTTAAAGAGGAGCCGTTAAATGGCAAATCATCAATACAGTCCGGCGGAAAATATATAATAACTATGGAAGGCGATCTGCACGTTAGAGATGTTAGCGATAGCGATtcgaatgtgaaatttttctgtgatgTTACCAATAAATTAACCGGACAGAGTGTACAAAGCCAACCCGGAcaaattatactcgtag AACCGCAAGAAAATTTTGCTCCTAAAATCGAGCACACATCAGCGGCTGAATTTGACGTACGTGTCGGTCAAACCGTAGATTTATTTTGTTTAGCCCAAGGGACTCCACCGCCAACTTACAG ATGGTATCGAGAGGTTGGAAATGTACTGCAAGAGATACACAGCGTATCAATTCTGCTGCGAGTGCAAGAATCGATACTTCATTTTCCTCGAGTACAATTAAGCGACAGTTCGAATTACGTGTGCATAGCTAGCAATTCTTTAGGGGAAGACAGGaagaagttgaaattgaaaattacttcagaaGTTATCGTGTTCGTTCGTCCTCAAAAACAA GTTGTTGATTCAGGATCATCTGCAACGTTCAACTGTTCCATCCACGGAGGTCGTGGACAATTAATCATATCGTGGTTAAAAAACGGCCACACTTTGCCTCTAAGTTCAAAAATCGACGTAAGAAATAACGGCGAATTACTCACCATACATTCGGTCAGTCGAGAAGATAAAGGAATGTACCAGTGTTTTGTACGTAATAAAGACGAAAGCGCGCAAAATAGCGGCGAATTAATCCTCGGTG CTGTCGCACCCGAACTCAAGTATATGTTTTCCGAACAAACCCTGCAGCCTGGAAGGCCAGTATCGTTGAAGTGTATCGCCAGTGGGAATCCACACGCTAGGATTTTATGGTACTTGGATGGCGGTCTGTTGTTTCCTCAAGGGGATTATATACTTGGCAGTTATGTCGATGATAATG AAAACGTGGTGAGTCATTTGAACATCTCAAATGTTCGAGTACAACACGGTGGCTTATACACATGCACAGCACGAAATACCTTCGGATCAGCACAACATTCTGCATTATTAAATATTCACG GTTCTCCAATATCTCGTCAAATGATGAACCTCACCGTTGTATCTGGCAGCAACGTTTACCTGCGATGTCCAGCCTCCGGTTACCCAATCGTCAGCACTACGTGGCAATACGCCGGTAAGCAGCTGACTTCTGAATCACGCCATCGTGTATTCGGCAACGGTACATTGATGATTAAAGAAGTAATGAGCCAAAAGGATCAGGGTGAATACACATGCACGATCAGAAACCGACACGAGCAATCAGCGATGGGAAAACTTTTCCTCACTATAATGG AACCTCCAGAAGTACAACCGTTTCAATTTGACAACGATTTGAAAGAAGGTAACCGAGCTCACGTTTCCTGCGCTATTAAATCCGGTGATTTACCAATGGAGTTCATGTGGAAGAAAGATGGACGTCCTTTACCTCACGACTTGGATGTGCAACAACAGAACCTGCAATTTGTCAGTAACCTTTATTTCAGCAAATTATCAGCCAGACATTCCGGTTATTATACGTGCATTGTTAGTAATGAAGTAGCCGTTGCTAATTTCACCGCTCATTTGAGGATTAAAG TATCTCCTGTATGGACTATTGAGCCGATGGATACGTCTGTATTGTTCGAACAACCGGTTATATTGAACTGTCAAGTTTCTGGTTTTCCAACCCCCACCGTTACTTGGAAAAAGGCTAGTG aaacaAATTCGCTGAATGAATTAGACCAGTCTAATGATATAGTGGTAATTAATAACGGTTCATTAATTATCAATTCGGCGGAAAGACATCACGAAGGATATTATCAATGCACTGCTGATAATGGAATTGGCAAATCTTTAACAAAAACCGTATCTTTAAGGGTAAACG TTCCTGCTCATTTTCGCGTGAAATTCATTAATCAAAGCGGAATTGCTGGAGATAAAATGGTGCTCACCTGTGAAGCCGAAGGAGATCAGCCTCTAAGAGTGACCTGGAATACTCCTCCTCCAGCTCCCATTCATACGAGGCATACGCCTACAGGACTCGCTTCTGAGTTGCATTTGAATTATTTGTCGAGGAGTTATGCTGGAATTTACCATTGTACAGCTACCAATTCGTTCGGATATGATCATATGTCCATTCATCTTACTGTTAAAG agttACCAGAAACACCTCAAAACGTCGAAGTTACCGATATCGAAAGTAGATCTCTAAAATTAAAATGGGAAGAAGTACCAGGTCCACTTACCTCATACCTGGTGCAATACCACGAAGAGAATTCCGACTCGTGGAAAAACATGACAGTTACCAGTAGCTCTCTAAGTGCACGTTTGATCTCCCTAACTCCATCCACCAAGTACGCAATTAAAGTGATGGCCATCAACGAATTAGGTTCAAGTGATCCGAGCAAAACCATCACAGTATACACATTAGAAGAAG CTCCATCCGGGCCACCACTTAACGTTGAAGTTAATGTTAATGAGAATTCTCTCATCGTGCAATGGCAG CCTCCTTTGGACGAAGATACCAACGGTGCTGTGTTAGGATACGAAGTCGAGTATCGTGAAATTGGCTCTCCCTCCACTACTCATAGGAAAACTGTCAAGGCACATAAAAATTCCGTCGAATTGGCCGGCTTGAAATATTATACGACTTACGAGATAACCGTTAAAGCTTTCAACAGAGTTGGCGTAGGACCGGCAACTTTACCTATTCAGCAAATTACCACCGAGTCTG ttccaACTGGAGCTCCTCAGAAACTAAAATGCTCTGCGATGTCGTCAGAAAGTTTGAGAATCCAATGGGAAATACCACCACCAGATTATCACAATGGCAATTTACAAggatataaaatattttacaaaccAGCAAATCCTGAAATAG GAATGAAAACACTGAACAGTGTGAAAAAGACCATCAGTTTGGACACATCGTtgtataatttagaaaaatacacCAATTACAGTGTTCGTGTATTAGCATATACTCGAGCTGGAGACGGAGTAAAATCCCCTCCTGTGTATTGCCACACTGCAGAAGATC TCCCTGAAGCTCCGGCAACTATAAAAGCTTTGGTGATGACTTCAGACAGCATTTTGATTACTTGGAGTTCACCTGTTAGAACTAACGGTGTCATTTTAAAATACCACGTTTACATCGAGCATCCGAATAAA AAAGTTCATAAAGAAGTCGTCTATGGTGAAACGAATGTCAGATACatttacagaaatttgaaaGAAGACCAGTATTATATATTTTGGGTTGTGGCTAGTACCAGTGTAGGAGAAGGGCCTCCTAGTTCAAAAGAATCTCAAACTCCATTATCTAGAG tTCCAGCCAGAATAGCCTCATTTTCTGGTAAAGTCATGAGTAAAATTGGAACAAGAGTTTCGCTCGATTGCTTCGCTGTTGGACTTCCTTCACCTACACGAATTTGGAGAGGACCTTCTAGTTCTTCTTTGATGCCTGCTTACAA aaaaaattccGATGCTGTTCTGTGGTTGGGACCAATATCCGAAAACGAGGCAGGAAATTACACCTGTCAAGCTGAAAATGTATTTGGTAAAGATGAAGTTACCTTTCAGCTAACTGTGTTACTTCCACCTTTGGCTCCAGTATTATACTTATCGTCGCAATCCAGTTCATCGATAGCAGTCTCGTGGAAACCTACAGGAAATGGAGGAAGTCCTATCACTG gtTATTTGCTGAGTTACCAAGCGAACGATAGacaaaactgggaaaatattgaTTTGGAATCAGAAGtggaaagttttgaaataaaacaattgCAATGTGGCACAGAGTATCAAATCTACGTACAAGCTATGAGCTCTGTGGGATACAGTAGTCCTAGTCAGACTTTAAACATCAAGACTAAAGGAACAG TTCCAGAGATGGCTCCACAGCACGAAATCATGTCCGCAAATTCCACCAGTGTTTCTTTATATCTGGATAACTGGTCTTCTGCTGAATGCCCTGTTCAATATTTCAAAGTAGCCTATCGTAACTCTAGCAAATGGATTTTTATCGAACCCAGTCGCATAGCTCCTGAGACGGTAGTTATTGGAGGACTAAAACCAGCTGCTAAATACACTCTGAGAATCACTGCTGTGAATGAAGCAGGGGCTTCGAAATTCGATTACGTTTTTGCTACTCGTACCGAATCTGGAG atCTGATTCCGATTGAGATGATGAAAGAACCAGAAGTATCCATGTTGAGTCAGTTAAACACCATCATTCCTATTGTTTCAGCTGTTCTATGCGTGGTTGCAATATCCGCATGCGTTTTTATTCTATTCCAGAAAAG aaaattatacGGTGGCTATAAATCTGGTCAGCAAACTCTAGAAACAAGCCACATAGACTACGATCACGAACGAACAACGCCTCATCAAAGACCTTACCTACCTTCACCGGTAGGAAAAGAAAACCCCATGAATACAATAAATAGAGATGATGTCTCAG cactGGAATACGACGTATGTCCTTACGCTACGTTCAGTTTACCTTCTCAAGCTACATCGCACCCTGTAAAGTTAAGATCATTCAACCAACACGACTGTTATGAAACAGCTGCCATTATGGATGGCCATCACTCAATACCTAAAAGGCCTAAATTAATACAACAAAAATGCCCTCCTGGTGATGATTATAATTTAG AAATATCATGCATATCTAATCAACAAACTTTACCTGTCGGAGGTAAATCCAGATCCATATCTACACCTTTCATGTCTGATTCCGATAGTAGTACGGGTAAATTGAATCAACGTAGATATCAACAAATTCAAAAGGACGTTT GTCCAAATCCTCAGGATATTGATTCTAGCACAGAATCAATAGAAACTTCACCagttattaaaagaaaaatgatgcCCAAAAGAATTTATATGAGGTAG